Proteins co-encoded in one Nicotiana sylvestris chromosome 7, ASM39365v2, whole genome shotgun sequence genomic window:
- the LOC104239589 gene encoding membrane magnesium transporter codes for MGAGFLVGVIGVLILSHAAYSTVQYRALLKITEEEFSGPPINVVMELIVSLVLCLWAALAAPGKFKSIHPQSEENRVVALPANLDFMIFNHRGKIFPLEADLKLK; via the exons ATGGGTGCCGGTTTCCTCGTTGGCGTCATCGGCGTTCTAATTCTATCTCACGCTGCTTATTCCACTGTCCAAT ATAGAGCTTTGCTCAAGATTACCGAGGAAGAGTTTTCTGGTCCCCCTATCAAC GTTGTGATGGAATTGATAGTTAGTTTAGTATTATGCTTGTGGGCTGCTCTTGCTGCTCCTGGAAAATTCAAGTCAATCCATCCTCAATCTGAGGAAAACAG GGTGGTCGCTTTGCCTGCCAATCTGGATTTCATGATCTTTAATCACCGCGGAAAGATATTTCCTCTGGAAGCTGACTTGAAATTGAAGTGA
- the LOC104239594 gene encoding transcription initiation factor TFIID subunit 8, protein MTDGGNAEGKREKESNVDNTGEERAGFDDFGRAISRIAVAQICESIGFESFNESALESLADVAIKYIIDLGKTASSGANLAGRTQCNVFDVIQGLEDMCASTGFLGASEGNHCGLNSGIVREMVEYVESAEEVPFSQPLPHFPVVKNQRMIPSFSQIGETPAFKHVPPWLPAFPDPHTYIRTPTWNERASDPRADKIELARQRRKAEISLLNLQQRLVCNGSAVASTSKPPDDVDIASSVSKSENPFLAKPFQPGEKDVDIVSLPAKLSSGVDDKNHTSLLETFSPAIEAMKDGLSETVDGADKNLPDKRPAVCLDFRTGKKVLGDSLDLRLLKKGSERKASFFRRDEERDDKKRRAELILRQSRENQQELTQL, encoded by the coding sequence ATGACCGATGGAGGTAATGCGGAGGGTAAAAGGGAGAAAGAGAGTAATGTGGATAATACCGGGGAAGAAAGAGCTGGTTTCGACGATTTTGGGCGAGCAATATCGAGGATTGCTGTGGCTCAAATATGTGAAAGCATTGGGTTTGAGAGCTTCAATGAATCTGCCCTCGAATCGCTTGCAGACGTTGCAATTAAGTATATAATTGACCTAGGCAAGACTGCTAGTAGTGGTGCTAATTTAGCTGGGAGAACACAATGCAACGTGTTTGATGTAATTCAAGGATTAGAGGATATGTGTGCCTCCACTGGTTTTCTGGGCGCATCAGAGGGGAACCATTGTGGGTTAAATTCTGGTATTGTTAGGGAGATGGTTGAGTATGTGGAATCTGCTGAAGAGGTTCCCTTTTCTCAACCTCTTCCACATTTTCCGGTGGTAAAGAATCAGAGGATGATACCCAGTTTTTCACAAATTGGTGAAACACCGGCATTTAAGCACGTACCGCCGTGGTTGCCTGCATTTCCTGATCCCCATACTTATATACGAACCCCTACGTGGAATGAGAGGGCATCAGATCCTCGAGCTGATAAAATTGAATTAGCAAGGCAGCGAAGGAAGGCGGAAATATCTTTGTTAAATTTACAACAGCGATTGGTGTGCAATGGTTCAGCAGTAGCATCAACTTCTAAGCCGCCGGATGATGTTGATATTGCATCAAGTGTTAGTAAAAGCGAAAATCCATTTCTTGCAAAACCTTTTCAACCTGGTGAGAAAGATGTGGACATAGTTTCTCTTCCAGCTAAACTTTCCAGTGGGGTAGACGATAAAAATCACACTTCTTTACTGGAGACGTTCTCTCCTGCAATTGAGGCAATGAAGGATGGGCTTTCTGAAACAGTAGATGGTGCGGATAAAAATCTTCCGGACAAGAGGCCTGCTGTCTGTTTAGATTTTAGAACTGGAAAGAAAGTCTTAGGTGATTCGTTGGATCTGAGGCTTTTGAAAAAGGGTTCTGAGAGAAAAGCTTCCTTTTTCAGGCGAgatgaagaaagagatgataaGAAGAGGAGAGCCGAGTTAATACTGAGGCAATCTAGGGAAAATCAGCAGGAGTTAACCCAGTTGTAA